Proteins co-encoded in one Lineus longissimus chromosome 11, tnLinLong1.2, whole genome shotgun sequence genomic window:
- the LOC135495761 gene encoding uncharacterized protein LOC135495761 translates to MLNDIFIAPVKQGEKYLQEIDDIYQKVKDGFTKINHHLDTLGTQWNETVTNSWPVVNDVLRVVQRYMHNKSSICGKMTLAEHVIRPKVKETMQNLYDFLKEVLTVAVSVNGLWTWIYEQFRERFLEEVVMKDEDIIEFLKQYMPGLADKESFMNSTTYKMISQVLTSHDIWLNFEQTVLDVHAPFYDAYGEVFTDMKAYIQSNEVDTKFYKDNFLSLVIYFQEMNYELIQQQEAYTIFALLSDIGGSMGLFVGGSVISIFEIIDVFLYNQISKKMQEKKRQKKNKKATNKSTDNFEQTTV, encoded by the exons ATGCTCAACGATATTTTCATCGCCCCGGTGAAACAAGGCGAGAAGTACCTACAAGAAATTGACGATATTTACCAAAAGGTCAAAGACGGATTTACTAAGATTAATCATCATCTAGACACTTTGGGTACCCAATGGAATGAAACTGTCACGAACTCTTGGCCGGTTGTTAACGACGTGCTGCGCGTAGTGCAAAGATACATGCATAACAAGAGCTCCATCTGCGGGAAAATGACCTTGGCCGAACACGTCATTCGCCCCAAGGTCAAAGAGACGATGCAGAATCTTTATGATTTCCTGAAAGAGGTTCTGACAGTTGCAGTCAGTGTGAATGGACTGTGGACTTGGATTTATGAGCAATTTCGTGAGAGGTTTCTGGAGGAGGTGGTCATGAAAGACGAGGATATTATAGAGTTCCTCAAACA GTATATGCCCGGCTTGGCGGACAAGGAAAGCTTCATGAACTCCACCACCTACAAGATGATATCTCAAGTTTTAACAAGTCACGATATCTGGTTGAACTTTGAGCAGACCGTCCTGGACGTCCATGCACCATTCTACGATGCGTACGGCGAGGTATTCACGGATATGAAAGCTTACATTCAGTCGAATGAAGTAGACACCAAATTTTACAA AGATAACTTCCTTTCATTGGTGATTTACTTTCAAGAAATGAACTACGAATTGATTCAGCAGCAAGAGGCGTACACCATATTTGCCCTGTTGA GTGACATTGGCGGCTCAATGGGTCTGTTCGTAGGAGGCAGTGTCATAAGCATCTTTGAAATTATCGACGTATTTCTGTACAACCAAATTAGTAAGAAAATGCAAGAGAAGAAAcgacaaaagaaaaacaaaaaggcAACAAATAAATCAACAGACAACTTCGAGCAGACGACAGTTTAA
- the LOC135496051 gene encoding uncharacterized protein LOC135496051 — MRTIQLGFDKVQESLCDCKPPCENVVYAPSFSYLKASDFDVDKLLDVETRKKLSKKLIAAHDTLRATEEDMKQKDDELLSKFIEGTRRLHTLIFLILPDLRKRQKEFTEFVEAGIKSAYRGIISIYEFQLFVVRKNFYRFIEYSDEMYFKEVSAGYLNFLTKYLERLERMIWLESQPDADIRRKVILDSIETTLNAKNELIDYGYDALKKCIESYRTGEVKVSPPYLLKDFDEMAHELIVPKHRLKHAVTYGVSGLEYS; from the exons ATGAGGACAATACAAC TTGGATTTGACAAAGTCCAAGAGTCTTTGTGCGACTGCAAACCGCCGTGCGAGAACGTCGTCTACGCGCCGAGCTTCTCCTACCTCAAAGCATCAGACTTCGACGTGGACAAACTCCTCGACGTCGAAACCAGGAAGAAGCTCTCGAAGAAGTTGATAGCTGCGCACGACACGTTGAGAGCGACGGAGGAGGATATGAAACAGAAAGATGATGAACTTCTCAGCAAATTCATCGAAGGCACGCGCAGGTTGCACACcctcattttcttgattttacCCGATCTGCGCAAGCGCCAGAAGGAATTTACCGAATTCGTTGAAGCGGGGATAAAGAGCGCCTACCGAGGTATCATATCTATTTATGAATTCCAGTTATTCGTCGTGAGGAAGAACTTTTATCGTTTTATCGAATATAGCGATGAAATGTATTTCAAGGAAGTTTCGGCGGGGTATTTAAATTTTTTGACGAAGTACTTAGAGCGGTTGGAAAGAATGATATGGCTTGAAAGTCAACCTGATGCAGACATTCGCCGGAAGGTCATCTTGGATTCGATAGAAACGACCTTGAATGCGAAAAACGAGCTCATAGACTACGGCTACGATGCTTTGAAGAAGTGTATCGAGAGTTACAGAACTGGGGAAGTAAAAGTATCTCCGCCTTATCTGCTTAAGGATTTTGATGAGATGGCTCATGAATTGATTGTACCGAAACATCGGTTGAAACATGCAGTGACGTACGGGGTCTCTGGACTCGA GTACAGTTAA
- the LOC135495762 gene encoding valacyclovir hydrolase-like, giving the protein MAGSLYRAAARVRNISGHLKGLARQSLPLGRMACYATNAGVESLTTEVEGCTIHYEKVGNGDHTVLLLPGALGSARTDMAPLIEKLNRDAFTVIAWDPPGYGKSRPPAREWPKRFLHRDANYCAKFMEQIGHEKYSAAGWSDGGITALILASANPDNMRKLVVWGSNAYLTAEEISFYEGISDISKWSEKMRNPYIEVYGAEYFQEHWRKWKDAFLVYFMEHKGNICMDDLPNIDCPTLIVHGQKDPLVPQFHPDHLVKNIKGSKLINMPDGKHNLHLRYADEFNKILEEFLLE; this is encoded by the exons ATGGCCGGCTCGCTATATCGGGCTGCCGCAAGGGTTAGGAACATCTCAGGCCATCTAAAGGGACTTGCCCGTCAATCATTGCCACTGGGGAGGATGGCATGTTATGCGACAAACGCTGGAGTAGA ATCTTTAACCACTGAAGTAGAAGGCTGCACGATTCACTATGAGAAAGTGGGAAATGGTGACCACACGGTCCTGCTTCTTCCAGGAGCTTTGG GTTCTGCCAGGACAGACATGGCCCCACTGATCGAGAAGCTGAACCGTGATGCATTTACAGTGATTGCTTGGGATCCGCCTGGCTATGGGAAAAGCCGACCCCCAGCCAGGGAATGGCCGAAACGATTCCTTCACAGAGATGCCAACTATTGTGCCAAGTTCATGGAG CAAATTGGTCACGAGAAATACTCCGCAGCGGGTTGGAGTGATGGCGGGATCACTGCACTGATCCTGGCCTCGGCGAACCCTGACAACATGCGAAAACTAGTTGTATGGGGATCGAATGCCTATCTTACTGCTGaagaaattagtttttatgaag GCATTAGTGATATAAGCAAGTGGAGTGAGAAGATGAGGAATCCCTATATTGAAGTCTATGGTGCCGAATACTTCCAGGAACACTGGAGAAAATGGAAGGATGCATTCCTTGTATACTTCATGGAACACAAAG GAAACATCTGTATGGATGACCTACCGAACATAGACTGCCCAACCCTGATAGTTCATGGGCAGAAGGACCCTCTTGTACCGCAGTTCCATCCCGATCACCTGGTCAAAAATATCAAGGGATCGAA ATTGATCAACATGCCAGACGGCAAACACAACCTTCACTTGCGATACGCTGATGAATTCAACAAAATACTGGAAGAATTTCTCTTGGAATGA